The DNA region AAGAGGGCGTTCGCGATCAAGCTAGCTTGGTTCTTATCGACGAATCGGGCTTCATGCTGCAGCCGCAGGTGCGTCGCACGTGGGCCCCGATCGGCCAGACCGCGATCCTCGACCAGTGCGACCGTCGCGACCGAGTCAGCGTTGTCACCGCGCTGTCGCTCTCGCCGCGGTGGCGTCGTGTGCGGATGTTCTTCAGGCTCTTGGACCACAACGCGAAGGCGGAAGACTTCCTCTGGTTCCTGGGCGACCTGCGCCTGGAACTTGGCCGCAAGCTGCACGTGGTAGGGGACAACCTCGGCGCCCACCGCAGGACGGAGAGCCGACTCGCCGCCTTGGGGTGCGGGTGGGCTCGATCCCACCGCCTGCCCTCCTACGCCCCCGAGCTCAACCCTGTCGAGCACGACTGGTCGACCAGCAAATGGGGCCCGCTGGCAGGCACGCCGCCGAATGACCTCGATCACCTCCACTGCGGTGTCGATGGGGAACTCACCCGCCAAGCCCACAGCCAACAACTCCTCCGCAGCCACTTCCGCTGGGCAGAGCTCGAGCTCGGATGGGTTAACTTGCTCGCACATACGTCAATAGGGTCTACGTTGATTGTGATGCATTTCGCAGCAGCAGTTGGGAGGCCGGCGACTGCGAGCAAGCTGTTACTTGGTGACGTTGAGTGGATCGGTTCGGCGAGGTGATGATTGAGGTGTGACCAGCGGCCAGACTCGACTGAGAATAACGATAGGAGCGTGAGCCGCGCCACACCCGTCGTGAGTGAAGGACTTCATTGCGTAACTCACGAATAACGTCCGAACCTACCGGTCTCAGCCGGTAGTTGTTGAGTGATCACCGTTTTCGGCCCCCCCAGCCGCTTCGTCTTTTGGGAGACGCTCGACCTCCTCCTCGGCAGAACGGATCGTCCCACGGTCGCACCCGAACAGCGCTGAAATGTAGGCCATGCCGCCACGCCCCAGCTTCTTGGCCTCCACCGCTGCGTACCGCCGCCGGTCCTTCTCCGAAAGCGAGCCGTAGAAGTTCACCATCCGCCGCTCGACATCCGCGTGATACAAAACCAGCGCTACCCCCTTCGTGCTGGGAACCAACAACCGCGGCATTCTACACGGTGGGAATTGAGGGAGTTACCCTTGAGTGGTTCACTAAGCTGCCTGCCGGTATACGGGACAGGCACGCTCATGATTGCGAAAATCGCAAGCGTAGGGGCGTTCGCCACCCGGGCGCGAGCCAAGCGATTACGTCGACAGGCGGATAGCCGGGAACGCGACCATCGGACGGGCAACCGATCGGCGCGCGGAGATGATTGAGGCGCCGGCGAGCAACACCACCATCGCCAGGCTGTCTGGCTCTGGCACAGCGGCGTTTTGGACCGTGGCGGCGGACGACGTCGACTGGCCGAAGTGGTCTCGCCAGGTGTTGTACTGATCGGCGCCGATCGCACCGCTATAAGGGTCGTTGGGGAGGGTGCCCGCGGGCGCGCCGAGATGGTCCCGCCACACGGTGTAGTCGGCCGCGTCTACGACGCCGTCCCGGTTGTAGTCCCCCGCCAACCCGAGAGACACGCCGGTGACGCCGACGTTGTCCAAGAACAGATGGTGTCCGCTAGAAGCATCCACCCCCCCGGTAAAGCTGAGGCGGAAGGTGACCGTTCCATTCGCATCCAGAATATTGTCAGTCAATCCCCTAAGATCGATGCTTTCATCGTCTTGCATCGGGCTCGCGCCTACGGTGGCGGTTCCCGTCGCCAAGGCGCCTGCGGTGAGGTCTCCCCCTGCGAGCACTGCTAGCTCCCAGTCGGTAGCGGCGTTCGCGCGAAAGGCGCCTAGATCGAAATGAAATCCGGTCAGGATCGTTCCGGCTCCGGAGGTGTCGTTCAGCGTGAAGTCCATGAACCCGTCATAGCCATTGGATAACGAGACGCCATCGGTAGCGGAGGCCACGGAGGGATCGGCCCCGGTAGGACCCACCGCTCCATACCGCCCATCGCTGCTCGCCCCATTTGCGACGGTGGCGTTGCTGAGGTTAAACCACACGCCCCCGGCCTCAACCGAACCAACCGCTTGAGCCGTGACCCCAGATGATTGCGTGGCGTCCCACGTGTCCGTCGAGACTTCACTCCAGGTCTCCCAGCTCGCAATCAGAGAGCCCGGTATGACTTCGACGTTAGCCGAGAGATACCGCAGTTGGGGACGCAAGGATTCGTCTCCGCTGTCGCCCGAGGCGAATGCCCAATTCTGGGTGTTGTTGGCGTTGCTGCTGACACGCAGGAAGACGTAGTCGCCAGCGCCTTCCCCGCCAGCGTACTGCTCGTTGAGGAAGGAGAGCAGGTTCTTGTTGCCGCCCGAGTTGCTGTAGAAAGACGCGTTGACGTCCATGTCCGCCGTCAAGAAATTGTCTTGGAGCAGGGTCGCATTGGGGTCAGCGCTGTTCGTAAGCCCGTAGTAGTCGCTGTCGAGGATCTCCGCCGTGGAACGCCGATCGAGCCCGTACAGGTCGGCGGCTAAACCGTCTTGCGTCGCCGTTTTGGTGAGAAATCCTTCGAAGTAGGTCCACAGGAACGGGTTATCAACATCGCCGAAATCTGGGAGTTGGAACGGGATCACCGCCGCCCGGTCGTAGGGGGCGGCGCCGGTCTGGCCGACATCCAAACTGCCGCTGTTGACGACAAAGCCCAGGTTCGCGCCATCGACCGCGTTGTTGCCCTTGTGGCGCCGCAGCGAGCCGTCGGTCGCGGAAGCGATGGAAGCCGGAAGCTCGAAGCGCTCGGTGCTGGCCGCGAAGTCTGCCGGCAGCTCGCCCATACGGCCCTCGAAGTACGGCCGCTGCTCAATCAGTGACAGCCATATGCCGGGCATTGTATTTAGGTAAGCGTTGCCGTTGTTAGTGGTTTCGGGCAACTGGTCTATGTTATCGCCGTAGGTGACCGGTAGGACGACCAACCGATCGCTCTGGACGCCATCGACGCCGAGCACATTCTGCATCTCTAGGACGGCTCGCCGAGTGGCTTCGTATTGCGTCAGATTGTTTTCCGATCGGGGGATTTGTATGTAGAGTTCTTTGTCGCTGTTTACGGAGCTGTTCCAGAAAGAGTTGGCCAACGTGTTGACGTTGAAGTGATTATTCATGAAACGGTCAGCGCTGGCCTCGATCAGCAATCCATCAATGACCGGCAGCGAAGCGAAGTCGAGGTTGCGGGCGGCGTTGTTGGCCGCACGCCAGAGGATCCTAGTGTCATGCTGTCCCTGAGCGTCCAGCTCTTCCCGGAAGATTTGAAGTTCGGTTTCGGTCCAGGTGTACAACTCATCGTCGGGGCCCCGCTCGTCGTAGAGCATGAACTCGGTGAGCTTCGCTCCGTCTTGGCGAGACACGTTTAACGAATTGGCGATACTATCTGCGATGGCCGCGCGGCTATTTTCATCGACCTGGGTTCGAGTGACTTGTGATCGGGGCACGCCGACCAGGGTATCTTCGACGTGGTCGATCCGACGAAAAACGTCTTTGCGCTGGGCTCCGGTTGCTTGTTCGGTGCCGTGCGGCGAGCGGTTGTAGTTGTACCCGTCCACCCAGGAAGCCGTCCGAGCCCAGGTGGTTGGTTCGGTGGCCAGCCGGCTCGACATCCTATGGGTGCCCATCCAGACTTCGAATGCCTGCGAGGAGGGCGTCCAAAGGCTGAGAACGATCGTGACCGCGAAGCTTGCTAATTTCTTCATCTGTTTCGGTGTCGAACTTGGGGCTCGTGGGTTTGCTGGGATTGCCTCGGGAGCTATCGCGATCAACAAGCGGTGATCAACTCAATCGTTGGTGGCAACTGAGGTGCGTCGTGAGAACAGCGAGCCGCAGCCGGCGAGCAGCACCAGCACCGCCAGGCTGTTTGGCTCTGGCACGGCGGCGTTCTCGACGGAGGCCGTGGCCGACAGCGACTGGCCGAAGGCGTTGCGCCAGGTGTTGTACTGATCGGCGCCGATCGTACCGCTATGAGGGTCGTTGGGGAGCGTGCCCGCGGGCGCGCCGAGATGGTCCCGCCACACGGTGTAGTCGGCCGCGTCTACGACGCCGTCCCGGTTGTAGTCTCCGTGCAAGAACTGTCCTTCGATGGCCCGGTAGATCAACTGCGGCTTGAGGGCGTCGTCGCTCGCATCGCCGGAGTTAAGGCTCCACCGCTGGGTGGTGTTGGCGTCCGTATTCAACCGCAGGAAGACGTAGTCGCCAATCCCCTCCCCGCCGGCGTACTGATCGTTCAGAAACTCGACCAGGCCGGCGTTGCCCGTGGCGGACGTTAGGAAGGTCGCGTTGACCGCCATGTCTTCGACCAGCAGGTCGTCTTGCAAGAGCACCGCGTTGGGGTCCGGGGCGTCCGTCTGGCCGTAGTAGTCTGAGTTCAGGATGTCCGGCGCGACGCGGCGTGCGATGCCGTACAGGTCGCCGCCAACGCTCCCGCTGGTGACGGTCTGGGTAAGGAACCCCTGGAAGCTGGCGGTCTGGAACGGGTTCTCGATGCTCCCCAGGTCGGGGAGCTGGAAGACCATCACGGCGGCCCGGTCGTAGGCGGGGTTGCTGCCGCTCTGACCGACATTGAGCTCGTCGCTGTTAATGACGAACCCCAGGCCCTGGCCGCTCACCTCGCCGGTGGTCTTGTCGGACCGCAAGGAGCCATCCGGAACGCTCGATAAGAGCGACAGGGGAAGCTCCCGCACAAAGCTGTCGGCGAGCGCGTTGGTCGGTACGCCGCTGCGACCCTCAAACAGAGGCCGCTGTTCGAGGAGTGACAGCGCCAGGCTCGAAAGAGAGTTGGTGTACGAGGCGCCGTTCGAGGTCGTTTCGGGCAGATAGGCGTAGTTGTCGTCGTAGGTCACCGGCAGGAACACAAGTCGCTCGGACTGCACGCCGTTCTCAAAGCCGAGTTCTTGGCCGAGTTTGACCGCGACGCGACGAGTCGCGGCGTACTGCGTCATCGCGTTCTCTGAGCGTGGGATCTGCAGAATGACGTCCTTACCGACCGTGTTCGGGCTAGTCCACAGCCAATTGAGCAGAGTGGTCTTGCTGTTGGCGTTGGTCAGGAAGTCGCCTGCGCTGCCCTCGATCAACACGTGATCAACCAGCGGGTTGGCGGCCCAGTCCCGGTTCGCCTGGCTGTTGTTGCGGGCGTTCCAGATCAGATTAATATCTTCGTGGCCGTTCGTGTCTAACCACTCACGCATGTGCTGTGCTTCGGTTTGCGTCCAGCTGTAAAGATTGTCATCGACTCTGGTGTCGTGAAACATCAAGTGATCGACCTCGTACCCAAGAGAATTGCCAAGGCCGATTACTCGCTGTAGCTCCGCGTCAATTGCACCAAAGGCCAATTCATTAACAAGGTTCGTGTTGCGCGTAACCTGAGAGCGCGCGAAGGGCGCCATCGTATTGCGCGTGTCGCTAACCTGGCCAAGTATGGTCCGCCATTCGGCATTGCTGGCTGGATTTGTGTCGTGGGGCGCGCGGTTAATCATGACGCCATCGAGCAGACTAGCCGTCATGGCCCAGTCGTCCAGATTGGTCGCCACCGAAGATTGCATCAAGTGCGTGCCCATCCAGACCTGATAGGCCTGCGAGGAGGGCGTCCAGTGCCCGAGAAACATTATGACCGCGAAGCTTGCTAGTTTCTTCATCTGTTCCGGTGTTGAATAGGAGACTCGTAGATTTGCCGAGAGTGCGACCGTTGCTATTGCGATTGGCAACCGGTGGCCAGTTCAATCATCAGTGGCAACCGAGGTGCGTTTGACGACCAGCTTCCCAAAGGCCATCAGCACCAGTACCGCCAGGCTGTCTGGCTCTGGCACAGCGGCGTTTTGGACCGTGGCGGCGGACGACGTCGACTGGCCGAAGTGGTCTCGCCAGGTGTTGTACTGATCGGCGCCGATCGCACCGCTATAAGGGTCGTTGGGGAGGGTGCCCGCGGGCGCGCCGAGATGGTCCCGCCACACGGTGTAGTCGGCCGCGTCTACGACGCCGTCCCGGTTGTAGTCCCCCGCCAACCCGAGAGACACGCCGGTGACGCCGACGTTGTCCAAGAACAGATGGTGTCCGCTAGAAGCATCCACCCCCCCGGTAAAGCTGAGGCGGAAGGTGACCGTTCCATTCGCATCCAGAATATTGTCAGTCAATCCCCTAAGATCGATGCTTTCATCGTCTTGCATCGGGCTCGCGCCTACGGTGGCGGTTCCCGTCGCCAAGGCGCCTGCGGTGAGGTCTCCCCCTGCGAGCACTGCTAGCTCCCAGTCGGTAGCGGCGTTCGCGCGAAAGGCGCCTAGATCGAAATGAAATCCGGTCAGGATCGTTCCGGCTCCGGAGGTGTCGTTCAGCGTGAAGTCCATGAACCCGTCATAGCCATTGGATAACGAGACGCCATCGGTAGCGGAGGCCACGGAGGGATCGGCCCCGGTAGGACCCACCGCTCCATACCGCCCATCGCTGCTCGCCCCATTTGCGACGGTGGCGTTGCTGAGGTTAAACCACACGCCCCCGGCCTCAACCGAACCAACCGCTTGAGCCGTGACCCCAGATGATTGCGTGGCGTCCCACGTGTCCGTCGAGACTTCACTCCAGGTCTCCCAGCTCGCAATCAGAGAGCCCGGTATGACTTCGACGTTAGCCGAGAGATACCGCAGTTGGGGACGCAAGGATTCGTCTCCGCTGTCGCCCGAGGCGAATGCCCAATTCTGGGTGTTGTTGGCGTTGCTGCTGACACGCAGGAAGACGTAGTCGCCAGCGCCTTCCCCGCCAGCGTACTGCTCGTTGAGGAAGGAGAGCAGGTTCTTGTTGCCGCCCGAGTTGCTGTAGAAAGACGCGTTGACGTCCATGTCCGCCGTCAAGAAATTGTCTTGGAGCAGGGTCGCATTGGGGTCAGCGCTGTTCGTAAGCCCGTAGTAGTCGCTGTCGAGGATCTCCGCCGTGGAACGCCGATCGAGCCCGTACAGGTCGGCGGCTAAACCGTCTTGCGTCGCCGTTTTGGTGAGAAATCCTTCGAAGTAGGTCCACAGGAACGGGTTATCAACATCGCCGAAATCTGGGAGTTGGAACGGGATCACCGCCGCCCGGTCGTAGGGGGCGGCGCCGGTCTGGCCGACATCCAAACTGCCGCTGTTGACGACAAAGCCCAGGTTCGCGCCATCGACCGCGTTGTTGCCCTTGTGGCGCCGCAGCGAGCCGTCGGTCGCGGAAGCGATGGAAGCCGGAAGCTCGAAGCGCTCGGTGCTGGCCGCGAAGTCTGCCGGCAGCTCGCCCATACGGCCCTCGAAGTACGGCCGCTGCTCAATCAGTGACAGCGCAAGGCTGGTGAGCGAGTCGTTGTACGAGGCATCGTTCGAGGTCGTTTCGGGTAGATATGCGTAGTTGTCGTTGTAGGTGACCGGGAGGAACACCAGCCGTTCGCTCTGTAATCCGTTCTCGTAGCCGATCTCGTTGCCAAGCGTGACTGCGACTTGCCGGGTCGAGGCGTACTGCGTCATCGCGTTGTTCGACCTAGGGATCTGCAGGATGACGTTCTTGTTGGCGGTGGCGGGGTTGGTCCACAGCCAATTCAGCAGCGTGATCTGGTTATTGGTGTTGTTGAGAAGCGAGTCCGCGCTCGCTTCGATCATCACATGATCGATCAGCGCGCTGGCGCTCCAATCACGATTCGCTTGGCTGTTGTTGCGGGCGTTCCAAATAAGACTGACGTCTTGATGGCCATTGGTGTCCAGCCAGCTACGTATGTGCTGCGCCTCGACCTCCGTCCAATTGTAGTTGTATTGTGTCCCTTGGTAGCTGGTGGCGTTGTCGTAGAACATGAGGTGATCGATGGCGTGGTTGAAATTGCTGGCCTCCTGGAACTTCTGTTGCAACTCCACTCCAATCGCGGTGAAAGCTGCCTCGTTGACAGTAAGGGGGTTCTTTGACACCTCGGAGCGTGCGATCTCGGTCATCGTGTTGCTGACATTGGCAAACTGCCCGAGGACGGTCTGCCATTCCGAATTGCTCGCGGGGTTCGTGTCGTCCGGAGCACGGTTGATGTTCACGCCGTCCAGCCAACTCGCCGTCATGCCCCAGTCATCCAGATTGGTCGCCACGGAAGATTCCATCAGGTGCGTGCCCATCCAGACCTGATATGCGCAGCATGGTTCTGCGGCAAGGCCGAAGAATATGGTCGCCACAACAAACGCCTGCTTGGTCATGTGTTCCGTCTGCCTGCTGGTCTTGCCCGCGTGCCGCCTAACAGCCCGTTGATCTAAGCGCATACTCCTGCGGCCCGCCAACTGTGAGCAGTTGGAGGCGTGACTCTGTAGGCCGGGCTCCCAGGCGAGCATGTGTGTCCCACAAGTTCTTCATCGCCGCGATGAGAAGCCAGGCGAGCTGCATAAGCCCGGCGGAGCCACCTTCGCCCTGCAGGCCCCTCGGCGTGCCGATCCCGAACAGCTTCCGCATTACCAGGCCCAGGTTCCGCACCAGCGCCGACGTCAGTAACCGCTTCCTCACCTTGTCGATCCCCCGCAGCCATGTGCGGCGTGACCCGCCGGTGTCGCACACGTGGGCGAAGCTGCGCTCGACCCGTTCACTCCTCAGCCGCTGGAGCCGTTTGTTCTTGGCGGTCTTGGTCCGCCGGCGGTTACCCTTCACCGCGCGCTGCTGCTCGACTGGCTTGGCGCTCAGACGCGACTCGCCGCGGCGCTTGGGCTCCGGCACATACGTCCGCACCCCGACCGACGTGACCAGTTCCAGCTGCTCGGCAGCGTGGTAGCCCTTGTCGGCAACCGCTTCTTCGATCTGCGCTTCCAGCCCAGCCTCTGACAGGTGCGTCTGCGCCTCCATCACACTGTCGCAGAGGGTCTTCGTGTCGCTGTGGTCGCCGTGATAGACCTCTGCCGCCAAGATCAGCTCCGTATCGATATCGACCACGTGCTCCGCCTTGTACGCCAAATGCGTGCGGCCGTCCTTGAGCTTGGTGATCCGTGCGCTCGGGTCGGTCGTGCTGACCCACTCGGCGTTCGAGACCTTTTTGTTCTTCCGCTTCTTATCGAAACGGCGGACCTCGTCGTCGCTCGGCTCGTCTTCTTTTTCGATCACTCCTTCCTTCTTCATCAAGCCAATGACGTACGCCTTCCAGTCTTCTCCTGTGTCGCGCCGCACGATGCTCTTCATCGCCGCATCGGCTTCAAGGGTAGTCGAATCGACCGCTACCGTCTTGCCTTTTAGCAGCCCCTGCTGCGCCGCCAGTTGCAGCACCAGCCGGAACACTTCCTGGTGGACTTCTAGCGGCAGGCGGTCGCGGACCCGGCTGAGCGTCGAGTGATCGGGGGTCGCCTCGGTCAGCGGAACGCCCAGGAACTCCCGCAGGCTGAGGCTGTCGGCGCACCGCCACGCGATGCCCCGCTGTGAACCGATCCCCTCGAAGTAACCCACCATCAACATCCGGAAGTAGACTCCCGGCGGGACCGACGGCCGCCCACGCGTGCCGGTCGGCTGGTAGTACGGCTCGCACAGCTTCTCGACCTCGCGGTCGAAGCCCGCCTCGGAAAGCAGCCTATTGAGCCGCTTGTAGAACGCGTGCCCCTGACTCTTGGGCAGCTGCTCTGCCGTCACGAACAACACGTCCTGCCGATCCCGCTCTCGCCTTCCCATCCCCATCGCTTCGCTCCTGCTCAAGTCACGCTTTCGTCGGCGACGCAGTTTAGCGCCAAGGGGTTGGTCGGGGGAGTGGCATTTTTCAACGGGCTGTTAAGGCTGAACCGCAGCCGAGCTTGGCCTAGGACTCCTTTCTATTGACTAATGCATGGCTAATTTGACGCAGGATCACGCGAAAGCCCTTCAAAACAAGCGGTCCCTGCGTTGAGGGATGTGAAGTTCCCGAGGCCTTAGTCAATAGTTGCACATCAGCAGCCGGTGAGTTCCGTTGGCCGAATCGACCGCACCAATACTGCCAATGGCTCATGTTTTAGCTGCATTATATCTAGAAAAGCCTGACCTGTGCGGTACGTCTTCGAATGCCACAGTCAAAGGGCGACAGATTTGCAGAAAAGTACGGGTCCAATTACTCGGGGGCGTGCAGCTTCCTACACAACCACCGCCGAGAGCTGTTCACGTTCTAGGAGTTCCCCGCAGACGAAACTACGACGGCGTCCAATCGTCAGAGGGCCAACCCGATCGAACCGTCCGTCGCCTCTATCCGAATCCGGAGCCGCAGGCGCAAGGGAAGCAGAAACCGGAGAGCACGCCAGACCTTGTCCTACGAGAATGCCAATTGCGACGCCCGGATGCTGCGAGGACTCTTCGACCCCTTCAAGATCGTCCTTGTCATCGAAGCAGGAATCTCGGAAGACGACGGTGCTCAGGACGCCGCTTGACTGCCGTGAGGAAATAGGAAATCTGACCGTTCGTGAGACCACGCGACCGCTTAGGTCTTCTTCTTAAGATGCCTTGTGCAAACGGCGGGCTTCAACGAAACGACTCAACTCAGCCACCAACGCGACTTTGCTCTCCGCATCACGATGAATTAATGCCTGATTGGGGCAGGATTTGCCGAGGTTTGCCGTAGTCGCGTACCAGCCCCAGAGGCGTCACGAGTCAGCCGCTTCCTCTCACGTCATCCGCTGCTTATACCGGGCCTGCCTGTGATCGGCCGTTTCGCGGCGTTCTTCGACGCGGTACTGGCGGATGGCTC from Pirellulimonas nuda includes:
- a CDS encoding transposase; this encodes MSRSEAMGMGRRERDRQDVLFVTAEQLPKSQGHAFYKRLNRLLSEAGFDREVEKLCEPYYQPTGTRGRPSVPPGVYFRMLMVGYFEGIGSQRGIAWRCADSLSLREFLGVPLTEATPDHSTLSRVRDRLPLEVHQEVFRLVLQLAAQQGLLKGKTVAVDSTTLEADAAMKSIVRRDTGEDWKAYVIGLMKKEGVIEKEDEPSDDEVRRFDKKRKNKKVSNAEWVSTTDPSARITKLKDGRTHLAYKAEHVVDIDTELILAAEVYHGDHSDTKTLCDSVMEAQTHLSEAGLEAQIEEAVADKGYHAAEQLELVTSVGVRTYVPEPKRRGESRLSAKPVEQQRAVKGNRRRTKTAKNKRLQRLRSERVERSFAHVCDTGGSRRTWLRGIDKVRKRLLTSALVRNLGLVMRKLFGIGTPRGLQGEGGSAGLMQLAWLLIAAMKNLWDTHARLGARPTESRLQLLTVGGPQEYALRSTGC
- a CDS encoding transposase, with product MVLIDESGFMLQPQVRRTWAPIGQTAILDQCDRRDRVSVVTALSLSPRWRRVRMFFRLLDHNAKAEDFLWFLGDLRLELGRKLHVVGDNLGAHRRTESRLAALGCGWARSHRLPSYAPELNPVEHDWSTSKWGPLAGTPPNDLDHLHCGVDGELTRQAHSQQLLRSHFRWAELELGWVNLLAHTSIGSTLIVMHFAAAVGRPATASKLLLGDVEWIGSAR